From the Paenibacillus sp. FSL H8-0548 genome, one window contains:
- a CDS encoding AraC family transcriptional regulator, whose product MRIPLYRYRVDYLTRYSDFNPMLLFAQKYEFIQTEQSPLRRCYANAIIFVEEGSGALLLNGIEYPMKAGLIVFIAAGVPHQWISHKEQLMIHRCAYFDWKYTSRPEFNYQKDYFTPIEQPFREEWTSFFPNLKLHTVMKVSNISIWLSHYNAFTQPPAILGARSPIEFLQYNSAFQTFLFQYLSFAAKNDSWYEPRIAQILEKIESIPLEQVDIDFYQWAKELKMGKSRFHQLFKNETGYTPKEYVQLRRLYQSAEDLCTTNLTVTEIAHKYNFSSIHYFSRIFRNVMGLSPSQFKARYQ is encoded by the coding sequence ATGAGAATTCCTCTCTATCGTTACAGGGTCGATTACTTGACACGCTATTCGGATTTTAATCCAATGCTTCTATTTGCACAAAAATACGAATTTATACAAACTGAACAATCTCCCTTGAGAAGATGTTATGCTAATGCGATTATTTTCGTCGAAGAAGGCAGTGGTGCGCTGTTACTAAATGGAATAGAGTACCCTATGAAAGCAGGTTTAATTGTGTTTATTGCAGCTGGAGTCCCTCATCAATGGATATCCCATAAAGAACAATTAATGATTCATCGCTGTGCTTATTTTGACTGGAAATATACTAGCAGACCCGAATTTAATTACCAGAAGGATTACTTTACACCAATCGAGCAACCGTTTAGAGAAGAATGGACGAGTTTTTTTCCGAACCTAAAGCTTCATACTGTTATGAAAGTCAGTAATATTTCAATCTGGTTATCTCATTACAATGCCTTTACTCAACCTCCAGCTATTCTCGGAGCAAGGAGTCCGATCGAATTTCTGCAATATAACTCTGCTTTCCAGACGTTCCTATTTCAATATTTGTCTTTTGCTGCAAAAAACGATTCGTGGTATGAACCTCGAATCGCTCAAATTCTTGAAAAGATCGAAAGCATCCCATTAGAGCAAGTGGACATCGATTTTTATCAATGGGCAAAAGAACTTAAAATGGGGAAGAGTCGATTTCATCAGTTATTTAAAAATGAAACAGGATACACACCAAAAGAATATGTTCAGCTGCGAAGACTCTATCAGTCGGCAGAAGATTTATGTACAACCAATTTGACCGTGACTGAGATCGCTCACAAATACAATTTCTCTTCCATCCATTACTTCTCAAGGATCTTTCGAAATGTGATGGGGTTGTCTCCATCCCAATTTAAAGCTAGGTATCAGTGA